The genomic segment AAAGGCTTGGTTTCAGCAAGGCACCGGGTAGCAATGGCAAAACTAGCACTGGAGACATCTGACTGGATTCGAGTAGATCCATGGGAGAGCGAGCAGGAGACATGGACAGAGACAGTAAAAGTGTTAAGGTAAttacattgctttttctttctttatgaagTTACTGACTGCCAGAAATCTGTCAGGTTGATGGATCAATGCACAGAACTCACTCTTGTAAAACACCCGAGCAAAGCATGTCTGTTTATGGCATCTTCTCCTACGAGATAAAGTATTATATCTGTGACGATAGAAATTCATGTCACTGTCCTCTGAGAAAGGTTGTGTAGTCAGTATTTCCATGTCTGGAGtctttttcatttcccagtGCAAAGCAGAAAGGCTTCCCCCAGACCTATGCATTGGTACTGCACTGCGTAGTAATGTGCTTGTGCCGTGTAAGTCACTAGATGCCATGTGGAAAGCCTCTTTGACAACAATGCGCCCTGGAAAGCCATAGTCATTGAAAGAGTTGGGCAGCAAAGTTCTTGGCTCCCTTGTTATTTCTCTAGCTTTTGAGTCACTAAGCAGGTAATAGAGAGAGATCTCAATCAGAAACTAACAGAGTTCAAAACAGCTCTATTTGTCAGGAGCACCCTTATTCTAGATTAGCTACGTTGGCAGTATTATACCTGCAGGTTTATCTGTTCGCACTTccttgaaaagctttttttttttttttttaattctaatggCAAGTGAAACCCAAGCCTATAATTGCTGAAGTTCTCCACAAAATCACTGAGTTTGCTGTTATTGtgctagaaggaaaaataaaacactttgtCTAATACCTGCCTAGAAACATAACTTTTCCCCATGTGCTTGCTGTTGATAACAAATGCATTACAGTGCAAGATATAAAAACGCAAAATTCTTGTGCTGAGCACCTTCTGGAAATAAAGGTACTACAAAAGTCTACAGGCACCGTTAAAGTGCAAGACTTTTTGGATGTCTTTCAAGAAAGAAAGTGTGCTGTAAGAAGTATCAATTATTTCTTATTCCTGCTCAGATTTTCTAACTCAAAACAGTTGTTTGTGTAGCTGAAGGCTTTAGCATgtgccttccagcagctgcctaGAAAGCTCTTAGGGCTCTAGGtgaaagccattaaaaaaaaatagacctgTTACTTCACAGAAGCATGCATAAGAACACCCTGTGTACTTGCAAAACGTGTAGTGTACAAAACAGCTAGTGCAGCCTTTTAGTTCTGCTTTTCCTTGGATCACTGGGTGAACACAAACATCGAGTTGcttctttcccccttccctctaACCAGCAGAATAGGAGTAAAGGGTGGTGAGGGGGCTCAGGACACCCTGCTAGCCTGTCTTCTGAGAAAACTTTGCTCTCTTTTGTCTAATTGCATTGGTCAGTGGTATGCACCAGTGAAGGAGATCACCAACAGTTCTGTCCTGCGACGTTAGCTGGGTATGGGATTTCTCCCCCAAACTTAAGCTTTGTAAAACTAAATCCTTGCAGAGAAGGAGCCACAAATCCTACTGATCAGGTGATCCTACTTACAAAGACTTTGATCTTGCGCAGTGCCAACTGAATTGAGTACTACTTGCAAGATTGCGTTTGTAGATTGTAAATTTAGGATAAAATGTACTGCATATAAAAAATAGGATAAGAGGTACTGTAAATAAAACCTGTATGCATAactttttccttaggaaaaataGTATCAGTGTGGCATGAGCAGCCAAACTGCCTTTCTGCCTGGAAAGTAAGCCACTagtttcataaataaattcACAAATTGTTAAAATGGATGCCTACAAAGGAGAGAAATtactttgaagcttttttttccaaacaacgACCCATATTAATGAGCTGAATCAGTGCCATAACTTAATGCTGAACCCTGTCCCTTGAAAGGGGAAGCAGCATCTTCGTGAAATGGCACAGGTTGGTGCTTTGGTTTTTACACAGTAACTGTCacatttgaatattaaaaagaagaggTGGTTTTAGGGCTAGATCCTTTTTAAGGTTCTCCCCTAGTTAGAACTCATTGTCATCTCTGCTGTAAGCTCCCTCAGGTAGGAAATGTTAGTAGCAgtaggaagagatttttttactGCAAGGCAAAGACAAAACCTATTGTACCTAGATGTCTCTTCCTTCTAGTGTTTTGAGTTATACGCTTAACTGTAATAGAACATTGTGTCCTGAAGGGGAGGCATGAATGGCCTTGTcctacagtatttcttttaccTGTGTGTGCTGATGTTGTCGTATTTCATCAGAATTTGTGGACTTTGCAGAGGCTTCCAAATAGTTATGACGTAAAAGAATTTTAAGCAGCAGAGCTGATATCCCACTTGTGATGATGTTATTAGTTGCCTCTTACATTGAATATGGAAGTTTTGAACTGTCCCAGTGCTTGCTGGTgtggtttattttcttacaaTATTGTCAGAAGAACTATTAACCAACGAACTACATCATTCCTCTTGTAATGTAGATTTAATTGTAGTGCAGGTAGAAATTTGCCAATTCTAAATTAAATCATGGTATGCCTTACCCAACAAGATTTTCTGAATTGTGCTTGTGATTTTAATTATATAGAAACTTGAAGCTTCATACAGAGTTCAGAAAATGCTTGATAAACTGACAGATTGGCTTGTCCTTTTTGGTGTCTCTTTAAAGTAACATAATCCTCCCTACCCCAGCATCTGAAACGCCTGCTGAACAGACCTTTTGGCAGTTAAGACTTTGCATTACTTGTGCTGTTAGTCCTGCAGTGAGTTCTTTGccaaaaattcttatttttgaatCGAGGCCCAAGAATGTCAATCCACAATGTGAAGTTAGTGTACTTGACTATACATAGCGTCAGCCTGTTTACAAGAAGGCaggattaaaaatagaaatgtaggAAGACACAGGCCAAGCTACTGCTACCTACTCTCTCCTGCCATATGTCCTGCACCCCTTGTCTATACAGTTCCTTTAGACAGTGGCTGAGCACCAAAAATGACTGGAGATAATTATGCAGCCTGGCTAGGTGTATATTCTTGGCACTCGTGCAACTTATTACTGTGGCTCAAAGTATTGAGCGTGATTTGAAGAGTATATATTTAAGTCACTAAACTATAAATTCATTCCTTAGGCAGACGTTCAAAAGGTTATTTATGGCTTTGTACATATTCTGAATTTGGACAGAGTTAAGGGCAAAACTTTACCTTGTAACCCATAGTCTTTGCTCTGATACAGTTGTATAAGACCTCACAGTCATTTTACTTATATATTTGCTGGACAGACATAAGGTGCTGGCTTTTGTACTCAGCTGTGACTGCACTGTTTAGCAATACGCTTGCTTCCTGACATGATGTTGGCTTGTGCCAATTAATACAAGCATTGCATAAGCATGGCTCGGGATGATGCAAGACGGGCTGTTCTAAACAGGCAAGGCTGTGCTTGAAGGAAGAAAGCTGAGGTGTATGGTTCTAACATTGGCACTTGCCTTCAGAGTCAAAGAAGGAGCCACCACCACGAGGAGGCAGTACCAGCGTACAGTGGGGCACCAATGGtgcacagcagcaaaagaatAAAGTAATCGAAACtccagaaaatgacaaaataatctTTGCATGTCCTCATGGATCTGAAATCGGTAAAGTCAGAGGCATAGCAGGTGTGCAAAATTGTACGAGACCTGTGTATTTTGAATTTCTGGGGATTGTGACcactttaattaaaaggaaaagcacaagGTGAATGATCAGGGAACATACTTTTGTGGAGAAGAGGTTGAGAGAAAACTCGTGAAAACTTTTAAAGAGCAGGCATTATAGAAACATTGTGTCTGAGGGATTctatttaatgaagaaattaaatatactgattgaagtgtgctttttttttctagcaaaaaCCTccataatgttttaaatttaatgttGCTACAAAATTTTCCCTAATAGTAGAATGTCAAAAAggaattgaaaaacaaaatgtcattaCATGGATTGCTTGTGGATTGTGCAAAATTTAACTACATTTCTACTAATCTCATGGTAGAAGGAATatagtggtgttttttgttttttttttttaacaaattataTTCAAATCCAAAGTGCATAAAAGTAGACTGTGTTCCTGAATCTGAAAGCACCGGGTAATCGCTTTGTGGATCTCTGAGAGGATTATCTCACACAgaagcctttattttttaaatgcaggcaCCATTACAATGAATCACTCAGACTGCTGCAGTACAAGAAGGaattcatgaaaaacaaacagcctttAGAAGGATCTACAGAGAATTCCCTTTCTTCCCACTACACAGGTTGGTTTGTAAGTCTCAATGTGACTGTGttcattaaaacaataaaaacagcattaagaaCAATACAACTTCACCAGATTGGACAAATTGATGAAGTTGAACACAGTAGCTGCTAAGTTTTGAAGATTGGAGCAACCTGCCAAAAACAATCCATGCCAAATGCCAGCATGACTACTGGTGCGGTTACTCTGTAATAATTTCCACACAATAAGGAGATTACCACAACTCTTCTACAATAAGGAGACTTATTTCTGGGTTGTattaatttttggttttataaGCATCGGTTTAGCTGTGTCAGAGATGTATGCTGTGGCCTTGCTGGTTTTGCTAAGTATAAAGTATATTATTAAAGAATATCAATAAGTATAGAGATTATCTATAATTGTAATTCTTATGTTATACAATGAACGAAGTATATGGATGCCAAATCTTTGATGCTAATGcattgtttggtttgtttgttttactgcattTCTGGATAGGAAAGTCTCTACTGGCATTAGTAGTATGACAGATTTTGGAAACACTGTCAGCTTTTGGTTTCCTATTTTGTCATATTCCCTAGCTCTGTGTTTTGCTAGGGTACTGGTCGATTTCTGATACTTTACATTTTTCCTATGGTGTTGTACCACTACTTGGACATGAATGATCTATTTAAGTTATTCATGGCTACGCGAAGATTTCCAAAGCATGGGCTGTTCTATCATTAGAAATGATAGAGGAATAAAAGTCTCTGGTATTTGGACTGCAGTTGAATCTTGTCTGATGGAGTTTATCATTGTTGACAAGTGACAAGTCACGTTTTTCTCATTACCACATTGAGGAAAATGAGTGGAAAAGCAGGTGAGACTATTTCAGCTTTCCTTGATGTAAAATTTCTCCTTTgggtattattttctttagctttttcaAGCTTTAtggcattttctgtaaaaaaaaaaaaaaaaaaaggcaaattttcaaactagtctttcttttctgttaaaattccTTAGTATAGAATCAGTCAGTCATAAGCGCAGGTTTCCCCCAAAGTCAAAAACAAGCTACAGCAATAAGTGGGTGAAGAGAAGGACTGGCAAGAAATAGAACTCCTTGTCTAGGACATGGtggctggatttttttctactcaTATTCTATTAGACAGTTAATCCCAAAGAACAATCTGTTGGTGTGGACAGGAAGAAGTCTAGCAACCTGTTGCTACTTACTTTTTCAGCCTTGAGCACTTTGTCAGACTGGGCAACAGTATGCGCATGGTTATATTAAACACATGGCCCACCAAGAAGGAATGGAACAGTTTTTCCCCACTTCATTTGTTCACTAGCATGCTGTGGAGTGGAGCACAAGGAAAGATCGAGTGCTACTGGGAACTCCAGATCAGAATATAGTTCCTTCCCTCTCTGAAAAATGTATGTTGGTCGGCACAAACTTTCTAACAGGAGGCAACTGACACTCGGTTTTCCCTCCCCCCACATCAACCTCCCAACAAAACCAATGAGGAATCGATGAAAACTATTGAGTCAGGATTTTCTGTGAAGTTTGCAGGAAGGCTCTTCCATATAATGGAAACTTTCACAAAGTTTGGGTTGGATTTAATGGTACAAAATTCCATACTATTTTTCTACTAGGTGTATGTCTACTAAACTGTAAGATTCCTTTGTTGCTGACTGTCATTAATTTGTTTCACGTACAAAAATCGGGTCATTGTAGTAtgcattgcaaataaaaaggtTCCTTAAGGAAAGGTATTGACAAATGATTGTGGTTTTGTTAAACTTAGAATAACTTATTGATGCCATCTATTTAGGACCTAGATGGAAAAGACAAGACTACTGTGtccttttatttgatttttagtGTCCAAACTCTAAGCATCAGAAACAGCTAAAACTAGCTTCTTCTCAGAGACTGGTTATTCTTCTGTACTTGATAGCCTGTAATGCTTACAATAACTTGGAAAAATCTCAGGATAGCTCATACTTCTTTGCCTTATGGTAGCATAAAATGTAGATAGTCTTATTGAAAAAGTTAGGTGTTAGGGCAGCTCCAGATCTTCATCTGAGTgttcaatgtttttattcaaaagTAGCATCCCGATCAGTGTAAAATAGGGCTGAGCAAGTCAGATAAAACTAGCGTATTACAGATTGCTTTGAAAGGACTTCCAGAATTATTTACATCTAATGTTTCTTAAAAGCTCCTCTCAGTCCCTCGTACTGTCCTGCTAGGATTTGCTGTCCCTCCTTGATTCACCAAGTATAGCTTCACATGCAGTGTTTCTTCTCCTGCTTAGAAGTGATGGTTGAttgtcttcatttcattttgaattgaATTCCCTGCACTTCATGTCTCTTAGTTGCCTTACGCAACAGCTTTGCTGtcacctttaaaatgttttttcctggcGTAATCCAGCAACAGTCATCCTTCATTAGGCCTTGCTAATTCTTAAATCCAGCTACTTCCTTTGTATTATTTCTCCTTAGCTTACCCTCTCCTTTCTCGCTGCATAACGCTGCAAAAAACTAGGATTTGTTTGCCCACCATTATTTATCAAGCTGTACTGATCAGAAACAAGCAACAATTTCCCTGCTTCAGACATACCATAGCCTGAAATAAAGGTTATTGCACTTATCAAAAAATGGAGCACTGAAACAtttggattattattatttggatATTATACCATTACAGTTAGTGGAAGCTGCAGATCATTACTTAGCAAAGTGTCCTTGAAGGGCTGAAGACACATGCTTCTTATTGGCACAGATCTGGGGATGTGTggagatggatttttttaatgaatctctcatttatttttctcttaacagTTCTACCAGAATTAAAGCTGCTTTGTGGGGCTGATTTTCTACAGACGTTTCAGACACCCAACCTCTGGAAGAAAGAGCATGTCAAAGAAATCGTGGAGAAGTTTGGGTTGGTCTGTATAAGCCGTGCTGGCTCTGATCCTGCTCAGTATATCAGAGAATCAGAACTCTTAACTAAATTTCAGCACAATATCTTTCTGGTGAAAGAATGGATTCAGAATGAAATAAGTGCAACACTGATACGTTATGCCTTGTGCAGAGGATTAAGTGTAAAATATCTTGTCCCAGATTCTGTCATATCCTACATTGCACACCATAATATCTACACAGAAGAAAGTGAGCGGAAGAATGAAGGTGACTTGCTTCAGCCTCTTAGGTTGTATAACACAACAGTAAGCCCACTAAATGACTGATGCCGGTAGTGTGTGGAGAGGACAgacattgcattttttccatgtgaaattTTGGAAAGATATTTCTCGTTAATAAGGGGAAAATACATCAGCCCAAAATTTCTTGAATTCATGTGGTGTTTTAAATTCACGTTTTCATTTGTGGCAGTGCTTTATCAAATCAGCACACTCTGttgaatacattaaaaatagaagaaataagattttagcaataaataataatctcCAATAATACTTAAAGGTCAAATATCGTACTTCTCTGAACTGTAATTCGTTAATCCTACAGGCAGTTTAGAATGAAGATGCCTTACTGTTCTGAAGCAGCAAAATTAAATGAGCCATAACttcttatttatatataaatatatatatccttttacatataaaaatatgtatatatattaaaatgtgtgtatatatataaaaaacactCCTAAACTTTTGACTTTCTGGACCCCCGAATAATTTTTGCTTCTGATGGGTACAAGTGGTGTTTTGCCAGTTAGGACAAAAGATAGAATAGAGCCTTTTTGCATGCAAGCGCTTAAATATGCATGCACCATTCATGTCAGTTGTAAATCTCCTGATTTACATATGAAAGACAGTTCTTATCATTAAATGTAAAGTGTTTCTTTGCCTCTGTGATCCAGAATAAGTAATTCCAAGAGTAAGTAATTGCCAAAACCATGGAATAGATAACATATCCAAGAGGACTGGGTCATTAGcagctttttttgctgttgaaaaagTGAGTTAATGTTGTCAGTCATATCATAAAGCGAATCAAAATGTAGTTGATATTCTCCACGGATGAATTTATCTTCTTAAACTCgtattttcttgttcctttgGCATGGTAgcaatgtaaaagaaaaaaaaatgtttcgcttttttgtttttcagagaaccctaaaccctaaaaaagaccttttttcaTGAGTAATACTAAAACACGTCCAATCTTTACTAGGCCGGAGAGTCAAGCTCAAATTTTTGTTgtataaaaaaatgtaagttatgttgtctttttttaaaggtatatttatttttaagtgatagGAAAAGGTGGtatcaaacaaacaaggaaaaaaaaaaacaaacactcttAATTCTGGTTTGAATATAACAAACTAAAGTTTCAGTAAGTTGTTCTTTTCAGAACTGTTACTTAGACTAGGTACATCtatttgtaaagaaaaccaTTAATTCAGC from the Cygnus olor isolate bCygOlo1 chromosome 9, bCygOlo1.pri.v2, whole genome shotgun sequence genome contains:
- the NMNAT3 gene encoding nicotinamide/nicotinic acid mononucleotide adenylyltransferase 3 produces the protein MSMKSRIPLILLACGSFNPITNMHMRLFELARDHLHQTGRYHVIEGIMSPVNDDYRKKGLVSARHRVAMAKLALETSDWIRVDPWESEQETWTETVKVLRHHYNESLRLLQYKKEFMKNKQPLEGSTENSLSSHYTVLPELKLLCGADFLQTFQTPNLWKKEHVKEIVEKFGLVCISRAGSDPAQYIRESELLTKFQHNIFLVKEWIQNEISATLIRYALCRGLSVKYLVPDSVISYIAHHNIYTEESERKNEGDLLQPLRLYNTTRTLNPKKDLFS